One window of Phycisphaeraceae bacterium genomic DNA carries:
- the dnaB gene encoding replicative DNA helicase: MAEQTDRNNQGRDGRDGRRYRPAPIEVQKLFDRLPPHSPEAEMALLGSMILEPKVIGEVLLQVSSHDDFYTEAHGAIFRVIVDVYDRHQSGDLVQIVETLRGANALDSVGGPEYLLRLAETVPSAVNATHYARIVSDRARLRKLIGAAGQIIYDAYHAGDMGPDGTREVLDKAEMAIFNIAEKSETSDPQKLADILEQELHRLELLDGKGISGLATGYHDLDAMLSGLQPGEMVIVAARPSMGKTALALNLAEQIALGGASGAESRGTSKVPVAFFSLEMSRAAIAQRLLSARSGVDSHKMRRGQFSENDFKRLFHAAGELGDAPIYIDDTPNLTVLAMRARARRMAAMHGIRCIMIDYLQLMTAPGAARESRQVEVSTISRGIKALARELSVPVICLAQLNRGTELRDGNRPRMSDLRESGSIEQDADVVALLHREEYYHTQDADWADANRDKVGLAELIIAKQRNGPTGIVKLAWDPSTTRFKNYAGGFEDRYNPHEREVVVRATSPAQRPARTEPQPPHDGAGGDGAASPQRSGFAPGKKQGPLAANDPRWRDGGGPDDEAPFDDVDTSDIPI; this comes from the coding sequence ATGGCCGAGCAGACCGATCGGAACAACCAGGGGCGGGATGGACGGGACGGGCGGCGGTATCGCCCCGCGCCGATCGAGGTTCAGAAGCTGTTCGATCGTCTGCCCCCCCACTCGCCCGAGGCGGAGATGGCTCTCCTGGGTTCGATGATCCTCGAACCGAAGGTGATCGGCGAGGTGTTGCTGCAGGTGAGTTCGCACGATGATTTTTACACGGAAGCGCACGGGGCGATCTTTCGTGTGATCGTTGATGTGTACGACCGCCACCAGTCGGGCGATCTGGTTCAGATCGTTGAGACGCTGCGCGGTGCGAACGCTCTGGATTCCGTGGGGGGCCCCGAGTATCTGTTGCGTCTTGCCGAGACCGTTCCTTCGGCGGTGAACGCGACGCATTATGCGAGGATCGTGTCGGATCGCGCCCGGCTGCGGAAGCTGATCGGCGCGGCGGGCCAGATCATCTACGACGCCTACCACGCGGGGGACATGGGGCCGGACGGCACGCGCGAGGTGCTGGACAAGGCTGAGATGGCGATCTTCAACATCGCGGAGAAGTCCGAGACGAGCGATCCGCAGAAGCTGGCGGACATTCTCGAGCAGGAGCTGCATCGGCTCGAACTGCTGGATGGCAAGGGGATCTCCGGTCTCGCCACCGGGTACCACGATCTGGATGCGATGCTCTCCGGGTTGCAGCCGGGAGAGATGGTGATCGTGGCGGCTCGCCCCTCGATGGGCAAGACCGCGCTCGCGTTGAACCTGGCGGAGCAGATCGCGCTGGGCGGCGCGTCCGGCGCGGAGTCTCGGGGGACGTCGAAGGTGCCTGTGGCGTTCTTCTCGCTGGAGATGTCGCGTGCGGCGATCGCGCAGCGACTTCTCTCTGCGAGATCGGGCGTTGATTCGCACAAGATGCGCAGAGGGCAGTTCTCGGAGAACGACTTCAAGCGTCTCTTTCACGCGGCGGGCGAGCTGGGCGATGCGCCGATCTACATCGATGACACGCCGAACCTCACGGTGCTGGCGATGCGGGCGCGGGCGCGCCGCATGGCGGCGATGCACGGGATCAGGTGCATCATGATCGACTACCTGCAGCTGATGACCGCGCCGGGCGCGGCGCGCGAGAGTCGGCAGGTCGAGGTCTCGACGATCTCGCGGGGGATCAAGGCGCTGGCGCGCGAGCTGAGCGTGCCGGTGATCTGTCTGGCGCAGTTGAACCGAGGCACGGAGCTTCGGGACGGCAATCGCCCGCGGATGAGCGATCTTCGCGAATCGGGCTCGATCGAGCAGGATGCCGACGTGGTCGCGCTCCTGCACCGCGAGGAGTATTACCACACGCAGGACGCGGACTGGGCGGACGCGAACCGCGACAAGGTCGGGCTGGCCGAGCTGATCATCGCGAAGCAGCGCAACGGACCGACCGGAATCGTCAAGCTCGCGTGGGATCCATCCACCACGCGCTTCAAGAACTACGCCGGGGGCTTCGAGGACAGATACAACCCGCACGAGCGCGAGGTCGTGGTCAGGGCGACCTCTCCGGCACAGCGCCCTGCGCGAACCGAGCCACAGCCGCCACACGATGGAGCTGGTGGAGATGGGGCTGCTTCGCCTCAGCGTTCGGGCTTCGCCCCGGGGAAGAAGCAGGGCCCGCTCGCGGCGAACGACCCGCGCTGGCGCGATGGTGGCGGGCCGGATGATGAGGCCCCCTTCGATGATGTGGACACCTCGGACATCCCGATCTGA
- a CDS encoding deoxyhypusine synthase, with the protein MTWTKKDLLSKPIQHIDITGFDARPVINGYRKMAYSSRTLANAADIYSMMLKDKECAVILTLAGSLISAGLKKAIITLIENNMIDAIVSTGANIVDQDFFEGLGFKHYIAPGSPEAPPVDDMTLRNLMIDRIYDTYINEDDLRACDDTTKKIFDCFEPGAYSSREFIEAMGAYLANNPKLAKNESIVKTCYLKRVPIFVPAFSDCSAGFGIVLQQTEAIEEGRGQVAFDSGKDFRELTDIKLACKDTGLLMLGGGVPKNFAQDIVVAAELLNERKGGKARGDIGMHKYAIQMTVADSRDGALSGSTLREACSWGKVDVVHEQMVFGELSALFPILASDAYHRGAYKGRKGFKFADLYGKNLTIPTFKTKPAPAKAGTNKAMKGKKVGAR; encoded by the coding sequence ATGACCTGGACCAAGAAAGACCTTCTCTCCAAGCCCATCCAGCACATCGACATCACCGGCTTCGACGCCCGCCCCGTCATCAACGGCTACCGCAAGATGGCCTACTCCAGCCGCACGCTCGCCAACGCGGCGGACATCTACTCGATGATGCTCAAGGACAAGGAGTGCGCCGTCATCCTGACGCTCGCCGGCTCCCTCATCAGTGCGGGCCTCAAGAAGGCCATCATCACGCTGATCGAGAACAACATGATCGACGCCATCGTCTCCACCGGCGCGAACATCGTCGATCAGGACTTCTTCGAGGGCCTGGGCTTCAAGCACTACATCGCCCCCGGCTCCCCCGAGGCGCCGCCCGTCGACGACATGACCCTCCGCAACCTCATGATCGACCGCATCTACGACACCTACATCAACGAGGACGACCTCCGCGCCTGCGACGACACCACCAAGAAGATCTTCGACTGCTTCGAGCCCGGCGCGTACTCCAGCCGCGAGTTCATCGAGGCCATGGGCGCGTACCTCGCCAACAACCCCAAGCTCGCGAAGAACGAGTCGATCGTCAAGACCTGCTACCTGAAGCGCGTCCCCATCTTCGTCCCCGCCTTCAGCGACTGCTCCGCCGGCTTCGGCATCGTCCTCCAGCAGACCGAAGCCATCGAAGAAGGCCGCGGCCAGGTCGCCTTCGACTCCGGCAAGGACTTCCGCGAACTGACCGACATCAAGCTCGCGTGCAAGGACACCGGCCTCCTCATGCTCGGCGGCGGCGTCCCCAAGAACTTCGCACAGGACATCGTCGTCGCGGCCGAACTGCTCAACGAGCGCAAGGGCGGCAAGGCCCGCGGCGACATCGGCATGCACAAGTACGCCATCCAGATGACCGTCGCCGACAGCCGCGATGGCGCGCTCTCCGGCTCCACACTCCGCGAGGCGTGCTCGTGGGGCAAGGTCGATGTCGTCCATGAGCAGATGGTCTTCGGCGAACTCTCCGCGCTCTTCCCCATCCTCGCCTCCGACGCCTACCACCGCGGCGCCTACAAGGGTCGCAAGGGCTTTAAGTTCGCTGACCTCTACGGCAAGAACCTCACGATCCCGACCTTCAAGACGAAGCCCGCACCCGCAAAGGCCGGCACGAACAAGGCTATGAAGGGCAAGAAGGTCGGCGCACGGTAA
- a CDS encoding HlyD family efflux transporter periplasmic adaptor subunit — translation MKSTTQQTRSVRRLVVAGLCGAAVLGSGLIMAGANSPSRTSAKGSKDEGLTADLAIARVQSFDITTTASGELQAKNQIEIRSQLESQSTITEVVNEGSLVKKGDLLIRLKSDNIQTQIDEEMLRVESARAELVAAENSYEIQLSENESKTSAAQLKLDLARLTLEQWTKGDVEKQRQQLDLAIEKGERDLARLREKFERSEELFQQGFLSKNERDIDEIAQIEAEANLKKTMLEREIYWSYTHPKDQRSRQSDVDQAEAELDRVKRQNEIQLTSRDADRLNKRRQKTVREQRLAKLEQQFAACEIVAPSDGLVVFATSIERNRWGGGGEGPLQIGREVFPNMLLIVLPDTSSMVASVRVHESLAGRIRPGQRANVTIDALGGRALPATVESIGVMAETGGFRDPNLREYTVRALLDPSDMIGELKPAMRCDATITMGRVENALTIPLQAIFTDGAVRMVYVPRGNKYVKVPIAVGRRSDIFAEITGGITEGTRVLLREPAPGEVLNIPWDDAQLTAAGYKREENGEIVPIAPAFPAGIAMNGMMPEGATMMGAGGGARTGGAGGMPAVRRETPASGGARPRTQNASDDSSSSDSDSASSESSTSTPRTGTPGRSPGGTGGGGGGGGRGGGGRGG, via the coding sequence ATGAAGAGTACGACACAACAGACGAGATCCGTGCGGCGGCTGGTTGTTGCCGGGTTGTGCGGCGCAGCGGTTCTGGGCTCGGGCCTGATCATGGCGGGCGCGAACTCTCCGAGCCGCACGAGCGCGAAGGGTTCGAAGGACGAGGGGTTGACGGCCGACCTTGCGATCGCGCGGGTTCAGTCGTTCGACATCACGACAACGGCCTCCGGGGAGTTGCAGGCGAAGAACCAGATCGAGATCCGCAGCCAGCTCGAGAGCCAATCGACGATCACGGAGGTGGTGAACGAGGGCTCGCTGGTCAAGAAGGGCGATCTGTTGATCCGGCTCAAGAGCGACAATATCCAGACGCAGATCGATGAGGAGATGCTGCGTGTGGAGTCCGCTCGGGCGGAACTGGTGGCGGCGGAGAACAGCTACGAGATCCAGTTGAGCGAGAACGAGTCCAAGACGAGCGCGGCGCAGCTGAAGCTCGATCTTGCCAGACTGACGCTTGAGCAGTGGACGAAGGGCGACGTGGAGAAGCAGCGCCAGCAGCTGGACCTTGCGATCGAGAAGGGGGAGCGTGACCTTGCGCGCTTGCGTGAGAAGTTCGAGCGGAGCGAGGAGCTTTTCCAGCAGGGCTTTCTCTCGAAAAACGAGCGTGACATCGATGAGATCGCGCAGATCGAGGCAGAGGCGAACCTAAAGAAGACGATGCTGGAGCGCGAGATCTACTGGAGTTACACGCACCCGAAGGACCAGCGTTCGCGCCAATCGGATGTTGACCAGGCGGAGGCCGAGCTCGATCGCGTGAAGCGCCAGAACGAGATCCAGTTGACCAGCAGAGACGCGGATCGCCTGAACAAACGACGCCAGAAGACGGTGCGCGAGCAGCGTCTGGCGAAGCTCGAACAGCAGTTCGCTGCGTGCGAGATCGTGGCACCGTCGGACGGACTGGTGGTGTTCGCGACGAGCATCGAGCGCAACCGGTGGGGCGGCGGGGGTGAGGGTCCGCTGCAGATCGGGCGCGAGGTCTTTCCCAACATGCTGCTGATCGTGCTTCCCGACACGTCTTCCATGGTGGCGTCGGTGCGTGTGCATGAGTCTCTTGCGGGTCGTATCCGCCCCGGGCAGCGCGCGAACGTGACAATCGACGCGCTCGGCGGGCGGGCGCTCCCGGCGACGGTTGAGTCGATCGGCGTGATGGCAGAGACCGGCGGGTTCCGTGACCCCAACCTGCGAGAGTACACGGTGCGTGCGTTGCTCGATCCAAGCGACATGATCGGCGAACTCAAGCCGGCGATGCGCTGCGACGCGACGATCACGATGGGGCGTGTCGAGAACGCCCTGACCATCCCCCTGCAGGCGATCTTCACGGACGGCGCGGTGCGGATGGTCTATGTCCCGAGAGGCAACAAGTATGTGAAGGTGCCTATCGCGGTGGGGCGTCGATCGGACATATTCGCCGAGATCACCGGGGGTATCACCGAGGGCACGCGCGTGCTGCTTCGCGAGCCCGCGCCCGGCGAGGTACTCAACATTCCGTGGGACGATGCTCAGCTCACCGCTGCGGGATACAAGCGCGAAGAGAACGGGGAGATCGTGCCGATCGCTCCGGCGTTCCCCGCTGGGATCGCGATGAACGGGATGATGCCCGAGGGCGCGACCATGATGGGCGCGGGAGGCGGGGCGCGTACAGGCGGAGCCGGGGGCATGCCCGCGGTGCGCCGCGAAACGCCGGCGAGCGGCGGGGCACGCCCGCGCACGCAGAACGCTTCGGATGATTCCAGCTCGTCGGACTCGGACTCGGCATCCAGCGAGTCATCGACTTCGACACCTCGTACCGGTACACCGGGCAGGAGCCCTGGTGGTACTGGTGGTGGCGGAGGCGGTGGTGGGCGTGGCGGAGGCGGCCGGGGCGGTTGA
- a CDS encoding type II secretion system protein, which produces MITRQDRARNSVVHCSCVKGWGVGGGRRGFTLIELLVVIAIIATLIGILLPSLGEARRAAQRTVSLANLKTNVAIMTHYAGNNRDDFVNPFHPAAACSHIEPHWRQPPVVLVPDDCGWAWVYIASGGESYGYHWIAHTLYGDDHTTSRGANIYAPGDMALRRWLKENNDSNAATDSSWIFPSSYWYPPVFWQQSARFEPNARIRGTAANRFLMRRNKTTDVYYPSKKVMIFENKDYASKDQPQWNNPRARVAVAMADASGVVVNMSNVVADTALPDETAPGKLPFPSGLWDPGESEMHNRMLYGREEGFIWDYTRPAYFWATRKGIRGRDVM; this is translated from the coding sequence ATGATCACTCGTCAAGATCGCGCACGCAACTCGGTTGTCCATTGTTCATGTGTGAAGGGCTGGGGTGTTGGGGGGGGGCGTCGTGGCTTCACGCTCATCGAACTCCTGGTCGTCATCGCGATCATCGCGACACTGATCGGCATCCTGCTTCCCTCGCTCGGCGAAGCCCGTCGTGCGGCACAGCGAACCGTCTCCCTCGCAAATCTCAAGACCAACGTCGCGATCATGACCCACTACGCGGGCAACAACCGCGACGACTTCGTCAATCCGTTCCACCCCGCTGCGGCATGCTCCCATATAGAGCCCCACTGGAGGCAGCCGCCGGTCGTGCTTGTGCCGGATGATTGCGGGTGGGCGTGGGTCTACATCGCTTCGGGTGGTGAGTCGTACGGCTATCACTGGATCGCGCACACGCTCTACGGCGATGACCACACCACATCGCGCGGTGCGAACATCTACGCCCCCGGCGACATGGCGCTCCGCCGCTGGCTCAAAGAGAACAACGACAGCAACGCCGCGACGGACTCGAGCTGGATCTTCCCCTCTTCCTACTGGTATCCGCCGGTCTTCTGGCAGCAGTCGGCTCGATTCGAGCCCAACGCCCGCATCCGGGGCACCGCGGCCAACAGGTTCCTGATGCGTCGGAACAAGACGACCGATGTCTACTACCCATCGAAGAAGGTGATGATCTTCGAGAACAAGGACTACGCATCGAAGGATCAACCCCAGTGGAACAACCCTCGCGCGAGGGTCGCCGTCGCGATGGCCGACGCCTCCGGGGTCGTGGTCAACATGTCGAACGTCGTGGCCGACACGGCTCTCCCCGATGAGACCGCACCCGGCAAGCTCCCGTTCCCCTCTGGGCTGTGGGATCCCGGCGAGAGCGAGATGCACAACCGCATGCTCTATGGCCGCGAAGAAGGGTTCATCTGGGACTACACGCGCCCGGCGTACTTCTGGGCGACCCGGAAGGGAATCCGCGGGCGAGATGTGATGTAA
- a CDS encoding SDR family NAD(P)-dependent oxidoreductase, translating to MIRIPADSVSRLRSFYEGRAVCVTGGAGFIGGHLVDALHSLGASVCVIDDLSNSSLEHLDELLAMEPERVSFVRGSILEDAALRDALRGASVVFHLAAIGSVPRSIEDPERTWQVNATGTMRVLQAAKAAGLERVVYAASSSAYGDSPTLPKVESQVPAPRSPYAASKLAGEHLVSAWSHAYGLSGVSLRYFNVFGPRQPADSAYAAVIPSFARRLIAGEPPTMFGDGSASRDFTYVANAVLATLLAGSARLRTSGEVVNVGTGRRVTIREVAQMIAERCNKPGLSPAELPARPGDVQHSLASLERAKELIGYAPAISLEEGLTETVAWYMRVLAKA from the coding sequence GTGATCCGCATACCCGCCGATTCCGTTTCCCGACTGCGGTCCTTCTATGAGGGACGGGCGGTGTGCGTGACGGGCGGGGCAGGGTTCATCGGCGGGCATCTGGTGGATGCGCTGCACTCGCTCGGGGCTTCGGTGTGTGTGATCGACGACCTGTCAAACTCGTCGCTGGAGCATCTGGACGAGTTGCTGGCAATGGAGCCGGAGCGTGTCTCGTTCGTGCGAGGATCGATCCTTGAAGATGCCGCGTTGCGCGATGCGTTGCGGGGCGCGTCGGTGGTGTTCCACCTTGCGGCGATCGGCTCGGTGCCTCGTTCGATCGAGGATCCGGAGCGGACGTGGCAGGTGAACGCGACGGGAACGATGCGCGTCTTGCAGGCGGCGAAGGCGGCGGGGCTGGAGCGGGTGGTGTATGCGGCATCGTCGTCGGCGTATGGCGACTCGCCGACGCTCCCGAAGGTGGAATCTCAGGTTCCTGCGCCGCGCTCGCCGTATGCGGCGTCGAAGCTGGCAGGGGAGCATCTTGTGAGCGCGTGGTCTCACGCGTACGGGCTGAGCGGCGTTTCGCTGCGGTATTTCAATGTCTTCGGGCCTCGCCAGCCGGCGGACTCGGCGTATGCCGCGGTGATCCCGAGCTTTGCGCGTCGCTTGATCGCGGGTGAGCCGCCGACGATGTTCGGCGACGGATCGGCCTCGCGTGACTTCACGTATGTGGCGAACGCGGTGCTGGCGACGCTGCTTGCCGGCTCTGCGCGTCTGCGGACGAGCGGCGAGGTGGTGAATGTGGGCACGGGGCGGCGCGTCACGATCCGCGAGGTCGCGCAGATGATCGCGGAGCGGTGCAACAAGCCGGGGCTCTCGCCCGCGGAGTTGCCGGCGAGGCCGGGGGATGTGCAGCACTCTCTGGCGTCGCTCGAGCGGGCGAAGGAACTGATCGGGTATGCCCCGGCGATCTCGCTCGAAGAGGGCCTGACAGAGACCGTCGCGTGGTACATGCGCGTGCTGGCCAAGGCCTGA
- a CDS encoding alcohol dehydrogenase catalytic domain-containing protein → MRALRSTRGQVHLDPRTPEPEPASGEAVVRVLRAAISPLDLATARGHVPHDGTLGHECVGIVERLGPDAPSDAGSLVGARVVIQPEIVCAACDLCRAGLSRHCRARQMLGIGGRAGCIAERVAAPIRNLTRIPDSIDPDIASLAEPLACAMHASQIVRIVGKTYITVLGDEPHALLVAQVMARENASVRVLGERPERFGIAEKWGVKHRHVSEVGRRADQDVVVCAAPSPAMLDMAAALVRPRGKVVLLGGVAGVGAARGGGGNAEPQTGVDLAPVVENELEIIGARGGRLADAVAALEQRRYDLGSLISRRFRLDEAVGALRAASEPDALKVVVEC, encoded by the coding sequence GTGCGCGCTCTTCGCTCCACACGGGGCCAGGTCCATCTCGACCCTCGAACGCCCGAACCGGAGCCCGCTTCCGGCGAGGCCGTCGTGCGCGTGCTGCGCGCCGCGATATCGCCGCTGGATCTCGCGACGGCCCGCGGCCACGTCCCCCACGACGGCACGCTCGGCCACGAGTGTGTCGGCATCGTCGAGCGGCTCGGGCCGGACGCGCCGAGTGACGCCGGCTCGCTCGTCGGGGCTCGCGTCGTCATCCAGCCCGAGATCGTCTGCGCCGCGTGCGACCTGTGCCGCGCGGGGCTCAGCCGCCACTGTCGCGCGCGCCAGATGCTCGGCATCGGCGGGCGTGCGGGGTGCATCGCCGAGCGTGTCGCGGCCCCGATCCGCAACCTCACGCGGATCCCCGATTCGATCGATCCCGACATCGCGTCGCTGGCCGAGCCGCTGGCGTGCGCGATGCACGCCTCGCAGATCGTCCGCATCGTCGGCAAGACGTACATCACGGTCCTCGGCGATGAGCCCCACGCGCTGCTCGTCGCGCAGGTGATGGCCCGCGAGAACGCGTCGGTTCGCGTGCTCGGGGAGCGTCCGGAGCGATTCGGCATCGCGGAGAAGTGGGGCGTGAAGCACCGCCACGTCTCGGAGGTCGGCCGACGCGCCGATCAGGATGTGGTGGTCTGCGCTGCGCCGAGCCCCGCGATGCTCGACATGGCCGCCGCGCTGGTGCGACCCAGGGGAAAGGTCGTGCTGCTCGGGGGTGTGGCGGGAGTGGGAGCTGCGCGTGGCGGAGGTGGCAACGCCGAGCCGCAGACGGGCGTCGATCTCGCGCCGGTTGTGGAGAACGAACTGGAGATCATCGGAGCCCGCGGCGGGCGACTGGCCGACGCGGTCGCCGCGCTCGAACAGCGCCGCTACGACCTCGGATCGCTGATCTCAAGACGCTTCAGACTCGACGAGGCCGTCGGCGCGCTGCGGGCCGCGTCAGAGCCGGATGCGCTGAAGGTCGTGGTTGAGTGCTGA
- a CDS encoding glycoside hydrolase family 15 protein encodes MPRTIPVGNGELLITFDHAYRVRDMYYPNVGRYNHTEGTIQRFGVWADGRFAWIEDQGWDRELRYKPDTMVTEVRLIHKEMGLEIVCNDAVDFNEPIWFRAFNVHDLTGRTREVRIFMHVDPSLRGSPVGNTANFDPGTRSVVLYKEDSYFLFNAWDGHRAGIEHWAIGSKRIGGAEGTWRDAEDGVLGRNAISQGSVDLTIAAHIQVPAGGIGRAIVWMAAGTTYNEVKRRNTMALETGPDRMITRTEAYWKLWARKEPFDLSPLPEPIRDFFYRSQLILRTQIDNGGAILAANDSDITQFGGDHYSYCWPRDGALVAYALTLAGQSELSRAFFRFCARIIEADGYFLHKYTPSGEFASSWHPWMLDDQRVLPIQQDETALVLWALRRHFEQFRDVEFIKPLYQRLVTGPAEWMLSYTDHHGLPRPSWDLWEERRGIHTFTVASVIAALEAASAFATDFGEPDRAVAYHEGAQRLRGALKRHLWHPEHRRFARMAIPLPDGTYRLDMTPDSANYAVFALGALAPDDPKVEADMTATRQMLWVKTGIGGIARYQRDYFHQVERERISEVPGNPWVICTLWHAQWLIAKARTLDELRNALPYMDWAIERADLCGVMAEQYHPYTGEPLGVSPLTWSHATFVIVVMEYMRRHRAIVAARREGISDGALGGAI; translated from the coding sequence ATGCCCAGAACCATCCCAGTCGGCAATGGCGAACTGCTGATTACGTTCGATCACGCGTATCGTGTTCGGGATATGTACTATCCCAACGTCGGGCGGTACAACCACACGGAGGGGACGATCCAACGGTTCGGCGTCTGGGCGGATGGCCGGTTCGCGTGGATCGAGGACCAGGGGTGGGATCGGGAACTTCGCTACAAGCCGGACACGATGGTGACGGAGGTCCGCCTCATCCACAAGGAGATGGGGCTGGAGATCGTCTGCAACGACGCCGTGGACTTCAACGAGCCGATCTGGTTCCGGGCCTTCAACGTCCACGACCTGACGGGTCGGACGCGCGAGGTGCGGATCTTCATGCACGTGGATCCGTCGCTGCGGGGCTCGCCCGTCGGCAACACCGCCAACTTCGACCCCGGGACGCGCAGCGTCGTCCTCTATAAGGAAGACTCGTACTTCCTCTTCAACGCCTGGGACGGGCATCGGGCCGGCATCGAGCACTGGGCCATCGGCTCCAAGCGCATCGGCGGCGCGGAGGGGACGTGGCGCGATGCGGAGGACGGCGTCCTCGGGCGCAACGCCATCTCGCAGGGCTCGGTCGATCTGACGATCGCGGCACACATCCAGGTCCCGGCCGGGGGTATCGGGCGAGCGATCGTGTGGATGGCCGCGGGAACCACGTACAACGAGGTCAAGCGACGCAACACCATGGCGCTCGAGACCGGGCCTGATCGGATGATCACGCGGACCGAGGCGTACTGGAAGCTGTGGGCCAGGAAAGAGCCCTTCGATCTCTCACCCCTGCCCGAGCCGATCCGCGATTTCTTCTATCGCTCGCAACTGATTCTGAGGACGCAGATCGACAACGGCGGGGCGATCCTCGCGGCCAACGACTCGGACATCACGCAGTTCGGTGGCGATCATTATTCGTACTGCTGGCCTCGTGATGGTGCGCTCGTCGCGTATGCGCTGACGCTCGCAGGTCAGTCGGAGCTCTCGCGCGCGTTCTTCAGGTTCTGCGCCAGGATCATCGAAGCCGACGGTTACTTCCTGCACAAGTACACGCCGAGCGGCGAGTTTGCCAGCTCGTGGCACCCGTGGATGCTCGACGACCAGCGCGTGCTGCCGATTCAGCAGGACGAGACCGCGCTGGTGCTCTGGGCGCTGCGCCGCCACTTCGAGCAGTTCCGCGATGTTGAGTTCATCAAGCCGCTCTACCAGCGCCTGGTGACAGGACCGGCCGAGTGGATGCTGTCGTACACCGACCACCACGGGCTTCCCCGCCCGTCGTGGGATCTGTGGGAAGAGCGGCGCGGCATCCACACGTTCACCGTCGCGAGCGTGATCGCCGCGCTCGAAGCGGCCAGCGCGTTCGCGACCGACTTCGGCGAGCCCGATCGGGCGGTGGCGTACCACGAGGGTGCCCAGCGACTGCGCGGCGCGCTCAAGCGTCACCTCTGGCACCCCGAGCACCGGCGCTTTGCGCGCATGGCGATCCCGCTCCCCGACGGCACGTATCGGCTTGATATGACGCCGGACTCGGCGAACTACGCCGTGTTCGCGCTGGGCGCGCTCGCGCCCGATGATCCCAAGGTCGAGGCCGACATGACGGCGACGCGCCAGATGCTCTGGGTCAAGACCGGCATCGGCGGGATCGCACGCTACCAGCGTGATTACTTCCACCAGGTCGAGCGCGAACGCATCAGCGAGGTGCCCGGGAACCCGTGGGTCATCTGCACCCTCTGGCATGCCCAGTGGCTCATCGCCAAGGCGCGCACGCTCGATGAACTCCGCAACGCGCTGCCTTACATGGACTGGGCGATCGAACGCGCAGACCTGTGCGGCGTGATGGCCGAGCAGTACCACCCGTACACCGGCGAGCCGCTCGGCGTCTCGCCACTCACGTGGAGCCACGCGACGTTCGTCATCGTCGTGATGGAGTACATGCGTCGCCACCGGGCGATCGTCGCGGCCCGGCGCGAGGGCATCTCCGATGGTGCGCTCGGCGGAGCGATCTAG
- the pdxH gene encoding pyridoxamine 5'-phosphate oxidase, with amino-acid sequence MGNFDQRDLVEHFAPTELLPETLPADPMPIVGAWYEDAHARRVQPNPNAMSLATIDAEGRAQCRIVLCKGMNLEQGWLLFFTNYQSRKGEALSAHPRAAIAMHWDTLDRQIRIEGIVERAGEAESDAYYASRPIESRLGAWASDQSRPVASRAEMLDRVRKTAARFGITPQMIEQNLGEIPRPPHWGGYRLWADRVELWVAGPGRVHDRAAWTRTLSTQNGKVNTGPWSATRLQP; translated from the coding sequence ATGGGCAACTTCGACCAGCGTGATCTCGTCGAGCACTTCGCACCAACCGAACTCCTCCCGGAGACGCTCCCGGCAGATCCCATGCCGATCGTCGGCGCGTGGTACGAAGACGCCCACGCACGCCGAGTGCAGCCGAACCCCAACGCCATGTCGCTCGCGACGATCGACGCCGAGGGCCGCGCCCAGTGCCGCATCGTGCTCTGCAAGGGCATGAACCTCGAGCAGGGATGGCTTCTGTTCTTCACCAACTACCAGAGCCGCAAGGGCGAGGCGCTGAGCGCTCATCCGCGAGCCGCAATCGCCATGCACTGGGACACGCTCGACCGCCAGATCCGCATCGAGGGCATCGTCGAGCGTGCCGGCGAGGCCGAGAGCGATGCCTACTACGCCTCTCGACCCATCGAAAGCCGGCTCGGAGCGTGGGCAAGCGATCAGAGCAGACCCGTCGCCTCTCGTGCCGAGATGCTCGACAGGGTCCGCAAGACCGCTGCACGATTCGGCATCACACCCCAGATGATCGAGCAGAACCTCGGAGAGATCCCGCGCCCGCCCCACTGGGGCGGCTATCGGCTCTGGGCGGATCGCGTCGAATTGTGGGTCGCCGGCCCCGGTCGCGTCCACGACCGCGCCGCATGGACACGAACGCTCTCAACCCAGAACGGCAAGGTGAACACAGGGCCGTGGTCGGCCACGCGCCTGCAACCCTGA